One Falco peregrinus isolate bFalPer1 chromosome W, bFalPer1.pri, whole genome shotgun sequence genomic window, gagcctttaatttttatttcacttaagCTAGAGGGAAAGGAGGCTGATTTAAAGCAAAGGAAGCAACAACATGAGTATTTGTTCAGCAGCTGTCTGTATGTTGTCATTAAGCCTGTGAtcagcaaaaagcagcaagtgGTTACTGACTTCAAGGCAACAGGTAAAGCACCTGCCAGGAATGGGAATTATTCTGGAGGTACTAGTCCCTGTTGATACCCAAGGTTTAAAACTTGATGCTTTAGGTAATCTGTAAGCAATTAGTTCCTTATCAGTgtttattcattatttctgtaCACAGATTTGTGTTAAATATCTAAACCCACAACGAAATGAGCAATTCACTAGCAAGCTATGTGATGTCTTCAGAAGTTCAGTCACtaggcttttttttgtgtgtgtgtttctcatCAGTTTCTAGTGCCAATAGGGCCAGTAACTTTTCAAGCGTTTTTTGCTGTCTTGAATTTCAAATCTAACATTGAAAAGTCTTTTGCTGTTAGGAATGTTCATAAGACCTCTCAAGACCTGGTAAGCAAGATCTCTCAGGTTCTCAGCAATCCCTTCTCAAGCcagttttcagctttcttgCCTTCCCAGTCAATTCTGTGAAAGCATCTCTTCTAGGCAGAAGGTGGTGTTAACACTTCTGTAGGGATCAAAGTCTCTACAGCCAAGACTTGTGCCCAAAGTTAGCAAAGCTTCTCTTCAGTAAAGACAAACAGCACAAAGTTTACAGATACACTCCCTGTACTCTTAGAGAAGACTGAAACATAATACTGGAAAAATCAGTGCTGCATGTTGTATTTGTGAAGTGCCCAGTGGTGCTCCCTGTTCCGGTCAGGAGAATTTTACATAAAGATGAGCCAGCTGCTGCAAGTGGACTCAAGGCATTTGGCACTGAGTAGTGATGTCGCAGGACAACATTCTAGCATTTCATCAAGTAGCTgtcaaaacacatttatttagaGGAAATACTAACCATCAAAAGTTAGATTTATCTGCTCTTAAACTTGTGTCATAGCATGCTTTTCTGTGATGTGTCCTGTACTGTTACTGAACTCATCTGTGCTTTAGGATCAGCATGTAAACGGTGGCAATATGTTAGTTTAACCTGTTCAATGGCTTTTGCAAGCTGCTGAAAACCTCTTTGTGATCTGTACATGGTTCATGCAGTGTTTCTTGGCCCCTTTTGTGCCACATACTTGTGTTAAGATACAGCTTGGCTGTGGAGCTGAAGCAGATCGAGAAGATaatcttccagctgctgctgtctgtgttgCCAGTTTCTGTTGTTAGCTTTGTGCTGTAAACAGTAGGTGCAAAGGTGAGCAAGACCAAAACTTTTATGCAGCGTTGTGATGCCCTCTTTCTCTAGCCACCATCTGTTTCTAGAGATGCCTGAACTGACCAAGCGCCTTCTTCCCCTCACTTTGCTCAGAGCACAGTGGATCTCAAGAGTGGGAGACAGAAGATCCAGTGTGGGGCAAGTCATTTACATGAGTCAGGCTGTAGTTCAGGAGCtaaggaccttttttttttcaggggctTGCTCTCAGAGCAGTATTTAAAACACCAGTAATTTTCTagaatttaaaaggaagaaataaaaacaaagggTTAAAGTTGGCTGTGTAACAGAGGTGCTCTTCTGTGCTCTTCTGGCCTTGTTCTGGGTCGTGGGGTTGCCACTACTGCTCAGCTGTCAGTGCTTCATCCAAAGACTGACCCTCCTCCTGAAAGAGATGTTAGGTTAGGCCTGTTTACAGGACTCTCAAATACCAGCAAAGTGAGCaaggttttggttttagcaGAAGGCAAAAAGGGTTGCCGGTCAGAACCATTCCTGCTTGTCCATATTGTCTTCAGGTTGGGAAAATAACAGAGAAGTACCATTGGGCAGGGTCGGACAGCACTTACCAGGTGATAGAGTTACACAAGGATAAGGGAAGTAGTAATGGCGATGCCACgctctgctggagctggcatGCCTGCACAGCTACAGCTGTCCTGCAGTGGGCCCACAGCACTAGCTAGCTAGATGTGAGCTCTTGAACAAACACAGCCTTCAAAATGCAGCAGGACTGCCTGTGGGATGCCTCAGCGAGGCAGCGAACTGAACCAGGGAAGTCTTTGGGTGTAACAAAGTCAGAGTAACTTTGCCAGGTCCATTCTGAAGTAACTCTGAAGCAGGAGCAGTGATACCTTGTGTATAAACTTAATGCTGGGGTTGTGGGGTTTACATTTTCCAGATCACAAACTTCACTTGATTTTATGCATTCAACTGCAGACTTAATACATGCTCAAGTTTAGCATTCTCTGCTTAAATTGGGATTAGCTGTCTAATGCCTGCGTTCTCAGTTTTGTTAGCCATTTGGACAAGCGCAGTACAGTTTCAGTAATCAAGGTCAGAGATGGTCAAAGGTAAGAAGCTGATTCTTCCCACAAATTCTTGCAATTTATGCCTAGTTCTGAAAGTGCACAGTGAtggtaaaaataaagttttatttaaggaaaatgcTTTCTAGGTATCTGTAGTGTATCAAAGTAGTTTTGTTGTGATTTGGAATTTGTGCTGCTGAGTGATCCTCTGTTTCAAAAATAGTTTCCTGTATAATCACTAATAATCCAGGATTACAGAACGTcctggttttttggttttttgtttcttttttaatagtaacAGGTCTGCTTTAATTAGGCTCTAATACAGATTAAGGCATTAGGCAAAGGGGAATCCTCCCATCTCTCAGTGAAATTGAGTGCTGGGAGAAGCATTTAGATAATCAAAATTACAGAACGTTTCATTAAGGCATGCGCAGCCAGTCATAGTAGGATAAATGCTCACAACCCAAATTCATGAACTTTTAAGATGTAGcagattttctttcccaaaatagTCTATGATCTAGGTGGCAGATCCCGCAAATCTTCACCTGAATAGACTCAGTGAGGTTAATGATGTGAATAAAAGTTTGAAGGATAAGGACCTACACAAGCAACCCAAACACAACAGATACCAAGGCTGCATTATAGCATACAGAATCAGTCAGATTCATTTCTCTACTAACAAGATTAAAAGCACTAGGTGTTCTCTGCAGCACCAAAGGGTGATCTAGATGGAGAGAGCCTGGGGAAGAGTTTAAACAAACCCTAAGGAATGCAAAATAGCAAGATGGGATTTGCTTTTTTCGTGAttactttcttgaaaaaaatagtaatgcTAGCAGTAATGACCCATTCATCTGTGAGACAAACCAACCACATGAAAAGTGGATGAAGAAAAATCATTCAATGTACTTTCTGTCCAATGCGATAAAATGTTAATGGATAAAAAGGATTGGGTTTTTTGCTTAATTAAGAATTCCAGTTTTCAAATCTCATTTAATTGTGTAAATCTAAAAGGGTTTTCTGCTCAGTAGCCTCAAATTTACAATTTTATTGTGGCCATTTAGTCAACCAGGTTTTTAATTCAGGTCTATTGTGTTCCAGGGAATGTTTTCACCTCTGTGGAAATGAGAGTTTCAAGACTGAAGTCAAAATGCCTTCGCATACTATAATTgattttttgtgtatgtgtacaATTAGCTTAAGGTATTAATATAAAAAGTAGGTAGGTGCatctaatgatttttttggAGTAATCTGAACCATCTGCCTCTAGATATTAAGGAGTCACTCTTTAATCCAGATTATGGCTGACAAACTGATTTTGGCATTCACATTTCACTAGCATTGTGCCCTTGAAGAGCTGATGTAGCTGTAAAAACTCTCTTGCTTACAATTGttggttttgaaaacatttttggtttggtttgactTCCTTGTAGTTGTTTGCTTATAGCTCCTTTTTTCTTAAGAAGATGgcctttttaatgaaaagtatGTTGAGCAACCAGGTAAAGAATTTGGGACTTGGaggtggaggggaagaaagcaaagaagaaagcactCCTTCTGATCCAGCAGCAGCCGCAGAAATGACCAGAGAGGAGTATGAGGAATATCAAAAGCAAATGGTTGAGGAGAAGTGAGTACCTGTTCCCTTATTATCAGTATGGGGCTGATTCTTGGTAACTTTGTGCAGATAAAAACATCCCAAGAAAAAGCCAAACATCCAGCTCTCCCCTTTTTTCTAAAGCAGACCAATCTTTGCTAGAGAggctttccaaaataaaaagttcaCCAACTggaaatgataaaatattatCCTCCCCCTCCAACCCATCCTACAACTCTCTCTTACACTTTCCTGCGATCTCCACACCTTGACATGCTGAACTCATTCCTAGTTGATGTTACTTTATCTGTCAGTTTTTTCCATGGGTATAAAGCTGTTTGTAATGCAGGGGTTAATTCTAAAATGTATTATGAATTGTTCTCCTAGAACTCCATCTGGAGTACACTTTCAATACATAATCTTTTCTTTGTGCAAGTTTATTAcggcaaaaatgaaaaagtaatgaGTGCTATGTTAAATGGATGTTTTTCATCTAGAGAAAAGTTTTAAGATGGTTATATTTTGTAGTTGcattttcagttactttttctAAAATCTATTAAATAAAGCAGAACTTTTCAGCTGACTAAatctcacttttattttttctgtaattttgatCTTTACCACTTGCTGTGTTTAaatatcaaaacagaaacaaaataaaggaCTTAACATGTAGGAGTTCAAATCATGcataattataaataaaacgATTGACTTCTAAATCTCAAATGCATCTGTTCCTCTAATGGTCAATTACATAATGGTTGTGTAAATCCTTCGTGTAAGATGATTATAGGTGAAAGGTTAATCACTGACGGAATTTGAGGTATCCAGGTCTGTATTTAGCAGTAGCCATTTATATCATAAAACCTTGAACAGGTATCATTTCATTtggaataaaatacagaatgtttTGCTCTGCAGTTTGTCAAGggatatttaaaagataaataacCACCTGCCAGCAGGAGGATGCTTTATTGAGACTGAGAAGCAAAACGGGATTCCTGAGAATAGGGAAAAtgcttggaaaaataattatttttacaatgttttccAGTGTGGCATGAGTTCATTACATGCTGAACTGTACTGAGGAATGGGTGCAGGGAATGCTCAGGAAAGTACCATTTGGAACAATAATAGGAGTATCTGATGTACTTTCAGAGAGCAAAAATTAGCTCAGGACAGTGCACACTGGTGCATTGCTGTAAATGTGTGTCAGAAACCTCTGTCATGGGCAGAATGTCTGTTTTCAGGGCACTGGATTTTACCCAGTTTTCAGCTGTACAAGAGTGGAGATCAGAGAAGTGCCTCGGTGGAGTCACACTCGGGCAGGGTTTGGCCTTTGCACAACCATTCAGGCCTTGGGTTCTCCTCaggtttgggtggggtttttttggtgataaaacacacaaaaatgcaCAGATTACTGTTTCTCAGGAAAATGTGTAATACGCAGGAACAAACAAGTGACCTGCACTGGCAGTCTCCAGCACGCTTGCATAGAATTTGCTTCCAGCACTGCAAGAGTTTAAGCAAGAGGGGACCACCAGTTTGTGCTGTATATCACAGGCTCTTGACTGTCACGTAACTACTCCCACATCTGTTCCCTGTTCCCACAAAGCTTCATGTTCCAGGGAATAATTAGATCCTCCAGAACAAAAAGGTGTTAAGATTAGGCCAGACGCTAGGGCCCAGGCAATGGTGGGAGATGGGCTGAGTAAGTTTTGCCATGTCTTCCCATGATGCCAGGACAACTGAAAAGCTCAAATTCACCTGAGCAGAAAATCCCCTCCTGACCCTCAGCCCCACAGGACACCTAAAGGGATGTGTAGTCATGCTGTGCATGCTGCCCTGTGGAAGCATATCCCAGTACCGACTATGGCTGCTAATTGCTTGACTGGAGGAGTGAGcaacagaagaggaaggtgGAGAAAGAGAGGGGAAATATTCCAGAAAGGctaaaaaaatctctttccaaGCTTCCCATCAATGGCTGGCTGAAAGAAGTTTAAGATGGCTTCCAGTTAACGTGAATATGAGAGAGAGAAACCCAGAAACTCATTTGTGATTtgtggaagcaaagaaaaaataacatttcatctTGCATGTAGCTTTTATGtgacaaaatacagaagaaaatcaatGTTGTTGTAGAATTTCCATGACAatgcttctggggaaaaaaactgaagggtgggggggtggggggggtggggaaggtgaATGTTACCACATGTTACCAAAAATCTTTGAGGAGacacattttgcaaataaatatataagtaATCTAACCAAAAAGTGTGCTGAAGAGTTCTTAAATCTAATGAAAGCTTTTTATAAAAtcacaaacaaaagcagtacTTCTCCatgcagggaagctgtggaaTTCATTGCCATAggattttctgaaggaaaagaccAGGAAAATTCATAGGTGACAGAGGCCATCCAGGGCTGTGAAGGACAGTGCTGTAGAGCCAATTTCCAGCTCTAGTACCCTACACTACTGATTTTTGGAAGGTGGGCAGTTTTGATACAGGGTGCTTATActcttgattttcttctgtaagtgTCCACAATTGTCTACTGTTGGCGATTGGACTCTAGAGTAGGTAAATTTTTGGTCTGACCCAGGAAGACCGTTCTGCCATTGTGTGTGTTGTTATGCTATGAGAATGTCACATTCATAGAACAGGAGCATTGGCAGGCAGCCCCATCACTATACGTGCTCTGATGGAATAAGCAAACTTTGTTCTGCTTATTAGAATTGTTCATTGTTATAATGAGCAACCACAGCTAGTACAGGCACAAAGTCCAGACAGGTAGAATTGGCTTATCCTTAGTTCTTCACAGGACTCAAGGGAACTGTTCTGAGAACAGCTTAGGGTACAGGAAGCCTGGCTCCTTAGCATCGCTTCATTGATACTGTTCCTTTTTGTGCCTTTGGACAAGTTACAGCACTCTGGGAACAATACCTGCATGTAGCTTTTTGCAGCCAAGCAACTGGTTCCATGTAAAAGGCTGTATTTTATTAGCAtcttgaagaaatgttttttctgatttccagGATGGAAAGAGATGCAGCATTTGCACACAAAAAAGCAGAGCGAGCCTGTCTGAGGGTTCATCTGAGAGAAAAGTACAGACTCCCTAAGGTAAGCCTGTAGTTCACCATGTCATCTGGTGCAGTGGCCAATTTTAAGACAAACTGACTTCCAGTGCAGAGTTCTGAAAATGGCAAATCACCTTCATTAGTGGGAGCTCCACTGCAGCTCAGTACAGAaatggaggaggcaggagctaTGGTTTCCTGTAGCGACTGCTTCTTTTAGacccttttttctctgctcagtAGATGAATCTAGTGGAAAGATTCTTATAATCCCTCTCTATACTGTCAGATCTGAAACAGATGACTAGGCAAGTTGAGTCATCTGATCTGATCAGGTTTCACAGTTAGTATACGTTCTTAACTTAGCAA contains:
- the LOC101920495 gene encoding complexin-4; translation: MAFLMKSMLSNQVKNLGLGGGGEESKEESTPSDPAAAAEMTREEYEEYQKQMVEEKMERDAAFAHKKAERACLRVHLREKYRLPKSELDENQIQMAGDDVGLPEDLQKMVAEDQVEEEDKDSILGQLQNIQNMDMDAIKEKAQATFTEIKQAAEQKCSVM